One segment of Triticum aestivum cultivar Chinese Spring chromosome 2A, IWGSC CS RefSeq v2.1, whole genome shotgun sequence DNA contains the following:
- the LOC123185926 gene encoding uncharacterized protein encodes MADWAPVFIALVLFVLLSPGLLFQVPGKNRFLEFGNKQTSGVSVLFHAVIYFALISIFTLAVRVHVILG; translated from the coding sequence ATGGCGGACTGGGCCCCGGTGTTCATCGCGCTGGTGCTCTTCgtgctcctctcgccggggctgcTCTTCCAGGTCCCCGGCAAGAACAGGTTCCTGGAGttcggtaacaagcagaccagcgGCGTCTCCGTGCTCTTCCACGCCGTCATCTACTTCGCCCTCATCTCCATCTTCACCCTCGCCGTCCGCGTCCACGTCATCCTTGGTTGA
- the LOC123190221 gene encoding oxygen-dependent coproporphyrinogen-III oxidase, chloroplastic codes for MASSLLTTPSQTLAPTPAAARARGYSPGAAQVSFSSPRLPSRRALRVRASVAIEKEVPENEAPTTFLREDGSGAGSGSVRERFEGMIRRVQGEICAALEEADGSGKRFVEDVWSRPGGGGGISRVLQDGNVFEKAGVNVSVVYGVMPPDAYRAAKGAAKNGAADGHKAGPVPFFAAGISSVLHPKNPFAPTLHFNYRYFETDAPKDVPGAPRSWWFGGGTDLTPSYLIEEDVKHFHSVQKQACDKFDPSFYPRFKKWCDDYFYIKHRNERRGLGGIFFDDLNDYDQDMLLNFATECAGSVIPAYIPIIERRKDTPFNEEQKAWQQVRRGRYVEFNLVYDRGTTFGLKTGGRIESILVSLPLTARWEYDHKPEEGSQEWKLLDACINPKEWL; via the exons ATGGCGTCCTCTCTCCTCACCACCCCGTCCCAGACCCTCGCCCCCACGCCCGCCGCGGCGCGCGCCCGCGGGTACTCGCCGGGGGCGGCCCAGGTGTCCTTCTCCTCGCCCCGCCTCCCGAGCCGCCGCGCGCTGCGCGTGCGCGCGTCGGTCGCGATCGAGAAGGAGGTGCCGGAGAACGAGGCGCCGACGACGTTCCTGCGGGAGGACGGCTCCGGGGCCGGGTCCGGGTCCGTGCGCGAGCGGTTCGAGGGCATGATCCGGCGGGTGCAGGGGGAGATCTGCGCCGCGCTCGAGGAGGCCGACGGCAGCGGGAAGCGGTTCGTGGAGGACGTCTGGTCGCGCCCCGGGGGCGGCGGGGGCATCAGCCGGGTGCTCCAGGACGGCAACGTGTTCGAGAAGGCCGGGGTGAACGTGTCCGTCGTCTACGGGGTCATGCCCCCGGACGCCTACCGCGCGGCCAAGGGTGCCGCGAAGAACGGGGCGGCCGATGGGCACAAGGCTGGGCCTGTGCCCTTCTTTGCCGCTGGCATCAGCTCG GTTCTTCATCCCAAGAACCCATTTGCTCCAACATTGCATTTCAACTATCGTTATTTTGAAACAGATGCACCAAAAG ATGTACCTGGTGCACCAAGGTCATGGTGGTTTGGAGGTGGTACTGATTTGACTCCTTCCTATCTCATTGAAGAGGATGTGAAGCATTTTCATTCT GTTCAGAAACAAGCTTGTGATAAGTTCGATCCAAGTTTTTACCCAAGATTCAAAAAATGGTGCGATGATTATTTCTATATTAAG CATCGTAATGAGAGACGTGGGCTTGGCGGAATATTTTTTGATGATCTTAACGATTATGACCAAGACATGCTTCTGAACTTTGCTACAG AGTGTGCCGGTTCTGTAATTCCTGCATACATACCCATCATAGAACGTCGCAAAGACACTCCATtcaatgaggagcagaaggcaTGGCAGCAAGTGCGGAGAGGTCGCTATGTGGAGTTCAACCTT GTCTACGATCGTGGCACCACATTTGGACTCAAGACCGGGGGAAGGATCGAAAGTATACTTGTCTCCTTACCACTCACTGCACGATGGGAGTATGACCAT AAACCTGAGGAAGGGAGCCAAGAGTGGAAGCTTCTCGACGCGTGCATAAATCCAAAGGAGTGGCTCTGA
- the LOC123185924 gene encoding UPF0481 protein At3g47200-like → MEAPYDYQLAVADYYWEGRPAVDPNVWVPGVPLEMTVAPTASQSGLVDGSPGRPQLKLIEEESIDHHYAVEVFKQAAQSLQEERDKMETKIHMFPPSMGDLAAKYAFPKVVAIGPYHHGRTPALRQMESTKHVAAWHFINDSGRLVEEVYGAVCAVADEARSHYDEDKVRAFGDDDFNPMMFYDGCFLLHWVDEAVDPLLKDAFSSNCTSISYDIALLENQLPWVVVQELMRFMPTPPDLVRFTTDWKATMQPTVPLLDNSPLAWDDSYTPLHLLELLRYYIVGSTTETPAEPDLHKNAEKISISVSAMELAEIGIEITATKPTADLKEMGVNDKPLLTGELLLAPLSLDDANASFLVNMAVLELCTTPDFSVEVEEKSAVCSYLCLLGMVTDSEEDVQQLRKKGILLGGAGLSNKDALELLNRVENRLRPGTHYMRTMVLIENYRKKRPRRIKFHKFHYNYRKAIILTLSGIAGLASFLGALKSLNSSKS, encoded by the coding sequence ATGGAAGCACCTTACGACTATCAGCTGGCCGTGGCTGATTATTAttgggaggggaggccggccgtgGATCCAAATGTATGGGTTCCCGGCGTCCCTTTGGAGATGACAGTTGCGCCAACTGCCAGCCAAAGTGGTCTGGTGGATGGCTCTCCCGGACGGCCGCAGCTGAAGCTGATTGAGGAGGAGAGTATTGATCATCACTACGCGGTTGAAGTGTTCAAGCAAGCAGCACAATCACTTCAGGAGGAACGTGACAAGATGGAGACGAAGATCCACATGTTCCCTCCAAGCATGGGGGATCTGGCGGCCAAGTACGCCTTCCCCAAGGTGGTGGCCATCGGCCCTTACCACCACGGCCGGACCCCGGCCCTCCGGCAGATGGAGAGCACCAAGCACGTGGCCGCCTGGCACTTCATCAACGACTCGGGCCGCTTGGTGGAGGAGGTGTACGGGGCGGTGTGCGCGGTGGCGGACGAGGCCCGCAGCCACTACGACGAGGACAAGGTGCGGGCTTTCGGCGACGACGACTTCAACCCTATGATGTTCTACGACGGCTGCTTCCTGCTGCATTGGGTTGACGAGGCGGTGGATCCGCTGCTGAAGGACGCTTTCAGCTCCAACTGCACCAGCATCAGCTACGACATCGCGCTGCTCGAGAACCAGCTCCCATGGGTGGTGGTCCAAGAGCTGATGCGCTTCATGCCGACGCCCCCGGACCTGGTACGGTTCACCACGGATTGGAAGGCCACTATGCAGCCCACCGTACCGCTCCTAGACAACAGCCCTCTTGCATGGGACGACAGCTACACGCCGCTGCATCTTCTTGAGCTCCTGCGATACTACATCGTAGGGAGCACCACCGAGACGCCGGCCGAGCCCGACCTTCATAAAAATGCAGAGAAGATATCGATTTCCGTCAGTGCCATGGAGCTTGCGGAGATCGGCATCGAGATCACGGCCACCAAGCCTACGGCAGATCTGAAGGAAATGGGCGTCAATGATAAGCCGCTCCTCACCGGCGAGCTTTTGCTGGCGCCACTGTCCCTGGACGATGCAAACGCGAGCTTCCTCGTCAACATGGCGGTTCTGGAGCTATGCACGACCCCAGACTTTTCTGTAGAGGTCGAGGAGAAGTCTGCTGTGTGCTCCTACCTCTGCCTCCTGGGCATGGTGACGGACAGCGAGGAGGACGTGCAGCAGCTGCGGAAGAAGGGTATCTTGCTGGGAGGTGCAGGGCTGAGCAACAAGGACGCGCTGGAACTGCTCAACAGGGTGGAGAACCGGCTGCGACCCGGAACCCACTATATGAGGACCATGGTGCTCATCGAGAACTACAGGAAGAAGAGGCCGAGACGGATCAAGTTTCACAAGTTCCATTACAACTATCGTAAAGCCATCATCTTGACGTTGTCCGGCATTGCTGGACTTGCCAGCTTCCTCGGGGCGCTCAAGTCTCTCAACTCAAGTAAGAGCTAG
- the LOC123185922 gene encoding UPF0481 protein At3g47200-like, which produces MEAPCDYQLAVADYWDGKPAMEPTVWVPGLSLQMTVAAPASNSDLVVTSSGRQQLKQVDEYDHYAVQVFERAAESLKSRVEEMDTKMHLFPPSMGDLADEYAAPKVVSIGPYHHGRTPALQEMESVKHAAACHFVKATGRPIQEVYWAVCTVAEEARAHYDAGKLRGLGDDDFKPMMFLDGCFLLQYMQFWCRESGGDEDPDMDPSLYNAFSSIDRPILSDVVLLENQLPWVVIDALLSFLPQPGLDMETLIGRVKQTLQTRQVRYFDAPTLDYTPPHLLGLLRHHIVGSNDTKKSEPELSERAKELSVSVSAMELAEIGIEITATKATREGAELRNMGVRRSAYLTGELFLAPLSLNDANATFLVNMAALEQCTTPDFFGEDEEKSAVCSYLCLLGMVTDSEEDVQQLRKKGILQGGAGLSNKDALDLLNKLENRLRPGTHYLSTMILIQNYKTDRWKRIQFHKFHYNHRKAIFLTFSGIAGFASFLGTLKSLNLK; this is translated from the coding sequence ATGGAGGCACCTTGCGACTATCAGCTGGCCGTGGCTGATTACTGGGACGGGAAGCCGGCCATGGAACCAACCGTCTGGGTTCCTGGCCTCTCTTTGCAGATGACAGTTGCTGCTCCGGCAAGCAACAGTGATCTCGTCGTCACCTCCAGCGGACGGCAGCAGCTGAAGCAGGTTGATGAATACGACCACTATGCGGTTCAAGTGTTCGAGCGAGCAGCAGAATCACTCAAGTCGAGAGTGGAGGAGATGGACACGAAGATGCACCTGTTCCCGCCAAGCATGGGAGACCTCGCCGACGAGTACGCCGCCCCCAAGGTGGTGTCCATCGGCCCCTACCACCACGGCCGGACCCCGGCGCTCCAGGAGATGGAGAGCGTCAAGCACGCGGCGGCCTGCCACTTCGTCAAGGCCACGGGCCGCCCCATCCAGGAGGTGTACTGGGCGGTCTGCACCGTCGCAGAGGAGGCCCGCGCCCACTACGACGCCGGCAAGCTGCGGGGCCTCGGCGACGACGACTTCAAGCCGATGATGTTCCTCGACGGCTGCTTCCTGCTGCAGTACATGCAGTTTTGGTGCCGAGAGAGCGGCGGCGACGAGGACCCGGACATGGATCCGTCGCTTTACAACGCTTTCAGCTCCATCGACCGCCCCATCCTGAGTGACGTGGTGCTGCTCGAGAACCAGCTGCCATGGGTGGTGATTGACGCGCTCTTGAGCTTCTTGCCCCAGCCTGGCCTGGACATGGAGACGCTCATCGGGCGCGTGAAGCAGACTCTGCAGACCCGCCAGGTTCGTTATTTCGATGCTCCCACGTTGGACTACACACCGCCGCATCTCCTTGGCCTCCTACGCCACCACATCGTAGGAAGCAACGACACCAAGAAGTCCGAGCCGGAACTGTCTGAAAGAGCCAAGGAATTGTCCGTTTCCGTGAGCGCCATGGAGCTTGCAGAGATCGGCATCGAGATCACAGCCACCAAAGCTACACGAGAGGGCGCAGAGCTAAGGAATATGGGCGTCCGTAGATCGGCGTACCTCACCGGCGAGCTCTTCTTGGCGCCACTGTCCCTCAACGACGCGAACGCGACCTTCCTGGTCAACATGGCGGCTCTGGAGCAATGCACGACCCCAGACTTTTTTGGGGAGGACGAGGAGAAGTCCGCCGTGTGCTCCTACCTCTGCCTCCTGGGCATGGTGACGGACAGCGAGGAAGACGTGCAGCAGCTTCGGAAGAAGGGCATCTTGCAGGGAGGAGCAGGGCTGAGCAACAAGGACGCGCTCGACTTGCTTAACAAGCTCGAGAACCGGCTGCGGCCCGGAACCCACTATCTGAGCACCATGATCCTCATCCAGAACTACAAGACTGATAGGTGGAAGCGGATCCAGTTTCACAAGTTTCATTACAACCACCGCAAAGCCATCTTCTTGACGTTTTCCGGCATTGCTGGATTTGCCAGTTTCCTCGGGACGCTCAAGTCTCTCAATCTCAAGTAA
- the LOC123185925 gene encoding uncharacterized protein — protein MADWAPVFVGLALFILLSPGLLFQIPGKGRIVDFGSFQTSGASMLIHAVIYFALITILLLAVRVQVFLG, from the coding sequence ATGGCGGACTGGGCCCCGGTGTTCGTCGGGCTGGCGCTATTCATCCTCCTCTCGCCGGGGCTGCTGTTCCAGATCCCCGGCAAGGGCAGGATCGTGGACTTCGGCAGCTTCCAGACCAGCGGCGCCTCCATGCTCATCCACGCCGTCATCTACTTCGCCCTCATCACCATCTTGCTCCTCGCCGTCCGCGTCCAAGTCTTCCTTGGTTGA
- the LOC123185923 gene encoding cytosolic sulfotransferase 8-like, with translation MAMATPTHPSASCCLVGPVPFNDVVGGEEDDRITPPEECGHIISTLPTIALHGRFVHHQYQGAWVIHERMPGVLSFQRRFTLRPGDVLLASPPKCGTTWLKAMSFAIMARAAYPPSAADHPLLRLNPHECVPFIDDLFSAGHDTKLEALPSPRLMNTHIQHSLLPASVADNPNAKIVYICREPKDMLVSMWHFGNTIHPCEFSALFESVCEGKTTDGPMWDHVLGYWRASKATPERVFFLRYEEILLNPVDNVIKLARFLGVPFSAADEAAGLPADIVKLCSIETMKGLEANKTGASGLFYKYPHEANFRKGVIGDWVNHMTREMARRLDDIVEDKLRGSGLSFGSSNGRGGI, from the exons ATGGCCATGGCCACTCCTACTCATCCAAGCGCATCTTGCTGCCTCGTAGGTCCCGTCCCGTTCAACGATGTCGTAGGCGGCGAAGAGGACGACCGGATCACCCCGCCCGAAGAGTGCGGGCACATCATCTCCACCTTGCCGACCATCGCTCTCCATGGCCGCTTCGTGCACCACCAATACCAGGGCGCTTGGGTGATCCACGAGAGGATGCCCGGTGTCCTCTCTTTCCAGCGGCGCTTCACCCTGCGCCCCGGCGACGTGCTCCTCGCGAGCCCGCCCAAGTGCGGCACCACGTGGCTCAAGGCCATGTCCTTCGCCATCATGGCTCGGGCGGCGTACCCGCCCTCCGCCGCCGACCACCCGCTCCTGCGCCTCAACCCACACGAATGCGTCCCCTTCATTGACGATCTGTTCAGCGCAGGGCACGACACCAAGCTGGAGGCGCTGCCGTCGCCTAGACTCATGAACACGCACATCCAACACTCCCTGCTGCCCGCCTCCGTTGCCGACAACCCCAACGCCAAGATCGTCTACATCTGCAG GGAGCCCAAGGATATGCTGGTGTCCATGTGGCACTTTGGCAATACCATTCACCCATGCGAGTTCTCTGCTCTGTTTGAGAGTGTATGCGAGGGCAAGACCACAGATGGCCCCATGTGGGACCACGTTCTCGGTTACTGGAGGGCAAGCAAAGCCACACCGGAGAGGGTCTTCTTCCTGAGGTACGAGGAGATTCTGCTCAATCCGGTTGACAATGTCATCAAGCTGGCGCGGTTCCTCGGGGTGCCGTTCTCAGCTGCCGACGAGGCGGCCGGGCTTCCGGCAGACATCGTCAAGCTGTGTAGCATTGAGACGATGAAAGGTCTAGAAGCGAACAAGACAGGCGCCTCCGGACTGTTTTACAAGTACCCGCATGAAGCCAACTTCAGGAAAGGGGTGATCGGAGACTGGGTGAACCATATGACGCGAGAGATGGCGCGGCGCTTGGACGACATTGTTGAGGACAAGCTCCGTGGGTCGGGGCTGTCTTTTGGCTCTTCAAACGGTCGGGGTGGAATATGA